One part of the Georgfuchsia toluolica genome encodes these proteins:
- a CDS encoding SDR family NAD(P)-dependent oxidoreductase: protein MTQRLKGKVAVITGGANGIGKAIALRYAAEGADIAIADVSPSAETDAAIKALDRRVLSVKCDVSNPGEVDAFAQKVKSTLGRCDILVNNAGIYPLKPFDDLTFEEWKKIFAINVDSGFLMAKTFVPGMKAAGWGRIINLTSTTYWLKIEAYTHYISTKAANIGFTRALATELGKFGITVNAIAPSLVRTATSEASPLAEMFEILPGMLQSIPRLQVPEDLAGTAAFLASDDASFITAQTIAVDGGMVRH, encoded by the coding sequence ATGACTCAAAGACTGAAAGGCAAGGTTGCTGTCATCACCGGTGGGGCTAACGGCATCGGCAAGGCGATTGCGCTGCGGTATGCGGCCGAGGGTGCCGATATCGCAATCGCCGATGTGTCGCCATCGGCAGAGACCGATGCGGCCATCAAAGCCTTGGACCGACGCGTACTGTCGGTCAAATGCGATGTATCCAATCCGGGCGAAGTGGACGCCTTTGCCCAGAAAGTGAAATCGACCCTGGGCCGATGCGACATTCTGGTCAACAACGCCGGCATCTATCCGCTTAAGCCTTTCGATGATCTGACCTTCGAGGAGTGGAAGAAGATATTTGCAATCAATGTCGATTCCGGTTTTCTGATGGCCAAGACGTTTGTTCCTGGAATGAAGGCGGCGGGCTGGGGCCGTATCATAAATCTGACCTCAACCACGTACTGGCTAAAGATCGAGGCCTACACGCACTACATCAGCACCAAGGCCGCCAATATTGGTTTTACCCGCGCCTTGGCGACAGAGTTGGGCAAGTTTGGCATTACCGTCAACGCCATCGCCCCGAGCCTCGTTCGTACTGCCACGAGCGAAGCTTCCCCACTGGCGGAAATGTTCGAGATATTGCCTGGCATGCTGCAGTCGATTCCGCGTCTTCAGGTGCCGGAGGATCTGGCAGGCACGGCGGCTTTCCTTGCATCGGATGATGCTTCATTTATTACTGCCCAGACAATAGCGGTCGACGGCGGAATGGTCAGGCACTAA
- the apcE gene encoding acetophenone carboxylase subunit epsilon has product MNEITGAVWRKRMQELARNVGKPHAPLFAPLVFGVAAQIEAITVPEMVRNSIRLRKNVSELRRMLGLATAVCAVPSLMEIEALGVPVNADVWPPQLMPSAECNVAGANIEPDALLASGRLNASIDAVRQFATADSSDPVIVAALTGPATLAAQLRQAKAVGDDETLYEFVGRLLAVLVRLYAEAGAHVIQLHESQAAIGAEDYWKDALGTSGNVARFHRIPPLLVCDEGVAPSAWPMQAVPCLSRPDEKPPARAYGRAWAGDPTRWGLLPGGESNERIVTTSSEVPADSELAELLGHVRRVCTPTE; this is encoded by the coding sequence ATGAACGAGATAACGGGAGCCGTGTGGCGGAAGCGCATGCAGGAATTGGCGCGCAATGTCGGCAAGCCACACGCGCCCCTGTTCGCGCCACTCGTGTTTGGAGTTGCGGCGCAGATCGAAGCGATCACCGTACCGGAGATGGTGCGCAATTCAATACGGTTGCGCAAGAATGTTTCGGAACTGCGGCGCATGCTCGGCCTTGCCACAGCGGTATGTGCGGTTCCTTCCCTTATGGAGATAGAGGCACTTGGAGTGCCAGTGAATGCCGATGTTTGGCCACCGCAGTTGATGCCAAGTGCTGAATGCAATGTGGCGGGAGCCAACATCGAACCGGATGCACTTTTAGCTTCTGGACGCCTTAACGCATCTATTGACGCAGTGCGCCAGTTCGCTACCGCCGACAGCAGCGATCCCGTGATCGTTGCAGCCTTGACAGGGCCGGCGACACTGGCTGCCCAGCTTCGCCAGGCAAAAGCGGTTGGCGACGATGAAACGCTGTACGAGTTCGTCGGCCGGCTGCTTGCGGTATTGGTGCGCTTGTATGCCGAGGCAGGTGCGCACGTAATCCAGTTGCACGAGTCACAAGCAGCGATTGGTGCGGAAGACTATTGGAAAGACGCGCTGGGAACCTCTGGAAATGTTGCACGTTTCCATCGCATTCCACCGCTGCTGGTGTGCGACGAGGGTGTGGCACCTTCAGCTTGGCCGATGCAGGCAGTGCCTTGTCTTTCGCGCCCTGACGAGAAACCGCCTGCACGTGCGTATGGGCGCGCCTGGGCAGGAGACCCCACGCGCTGGGGCCTGTTGCCGGGGGGGGAGTCTAATGAGCGCATCGTCACGACCTCTTCAGAGGTACCCGCTGATTCCGAATTGGCCGAATTGTTGGGCCACGTGCGCCGCGTATGTACCCCTACTGAATAA
- the earP gene encoding elongation factor P maturation arginine rhamnosyltransferase EarP codes for MKRSSRWDIFCTVVDNYGDIGVCWRLARQLAHEHGRRVRLWVDDLTPLARLRPDTDAAREAQNIDGVDVRHWPKDFPATDAADVADVVIEAFACEIPENYLAAMAQCKRAPVWINLEYLSAEAWVEGAHGLASPHPRLPLTKHFFFPGFTPNTGGLIREADYDKRAAAFDAAAFRASLGLPARREGEFTISLFGYENPALPGLLDAWAHSAQPITCLVPEGLLLPDVQEYFGHHETLMQRGHLSAHAIPFLPQQDYDCLLWLCDLNFVRGEDSFVRAQWAQKPLVWHIYPQADAAHRVKLDAFLARYLEGLPAETANAASYFWQAWNEDGDSAAAWPAFHAALPAMKAHARPWAERIAGSGDLASRLLRHAEGR; via the coding sequence GCGGCAGCTCGCCCATGAACACGGCCGGCGCGTGCGGCTCTGGGTCGATGACCTGACCCCGCTCGCCCGGCTGCGTCCGGATACCGATGCTGCGCGGGAAGCGCAAAACATCGACGGCGTGGATGTGCGCCACTGGCCCAAGGACTTCCCCGCGACCGATGCGGCGGATGTCGCCGATGTGGTAATCGAAGCCTTCGCTTGTGAAATTCCCGAGAACTATCTTGCCGCGATGGCGCAATGCAAGCGCGCCCCGGTCTGGATCAATCTCGAATACCTCAGCGCCGAAGCCTGGGTCGAGGGCGCACATGGCTTGGCCTCGCCGCATCCGCGCCTGCCGCTGACTAAACATTTTTTCTTTCCCGGCTTCACGCCCAATACCGGCGGCCTGATCAGGGAAGCGGATTACGATAAACGCGCAGCAGCTTTTGACGCGGCAGCATTCCGCGCCAGCCTCGGCCTGCCAGCCCGGCGCGAGGGCGAATTCACCATCTCTCTGTTTGGCTACGAAAACCCGGCCCTGCCCGGACTGCTCGATGCCTGGGCGCACAGTGCACAACCGATTACCTGCCTCGTGCCGGAAGGCCTTCTGCTGCCTGACGTACAAGAGTACTTCGGCCATCATGAAACGCTGATGCAGCGCGGCCACCTGAGCGCACATGCGATCCCTTTTCTGCCGCAGCAGGACTACGACTGTCTGCTCTGGCTGTGCGACCTCAACTTCGTGCGCGGCGAGGATTCCTTCGTGCGCGCGCAGTGGGCGCAGAAGCCCTTGGTCTGGCACATCTACCCGCAGGCCGACGCGGCGCATCGCGTCAAGCTCGATGCATTTCTGGCGCGATATCTGGAAGGCCTGCCAGCGGAAACCGCTAACGCCGCGAGCTATTTCTGGCAGGCATGGAATGAGGATGGCGATTCTGCTGCGGCGTGGCCCGCGTTCCACGCGGCATTGCCAGCCATGAAAGCGCATGCAAGACCCTGGGCGGAGCGAATAGCAGGCTCGGGGGATCTGGCCAGCAGGCTGCTGCGCCATGCCGAAGGTAGGTAG
- the efp gene encoding elongation factor P, producing MKIAQELRSGNVILVGGTPLVVQKAEYNKGGRSSAVVKMKMKNLLSGAPSEAIYKADDKFELIQLERKEVTYSYFADPLYVFMDADYNQYEVEAENMGDALNYIEDGLACEVVFYDGKAISVQMPNSVVREVIYTEPAVKGDTSGKVMKPAKINTGFVLPVPLFVGTGDKIEIDTRTGEYRNRVMK from the coding sequence ATGAAAATCGCTCAAGAACTCCGCTCCGGCAACGTCATACTGGTCGGCGGCACGCCGCTGGTAGTGCAAAAGGCCGAGTACAACAAAGGTGGCCGCAGTTCCGCCGTGGTCAAGATGAAAATGAAGAACCTGCTCTCCGGCGCGCCGAGCGAGGCGATCTACAAGGCCGACGACAAGTTCGAACTGATACAACTGGAACGCAAGGAAGTCACCTACTCCTACTTCGCCGACCCGCTCTATGTCTTCATGGACGCCGACTACAACCAGTACGAAGTCGAAGCCGAGAACATGGGCGATGCGCTGAACTACATCGAGGACGGTCTCGCCTGCGAAGTGGTGTTCTATGACGGCAAGGCGATTTCGGTTCAAATGCCGAATTCCGTGGTGCGCGAAGTCATCTACACGGAACCCGCCGTCAAGGGCGACACTTCGGGCAAGGTGATGAAGCCGGCCAAGATCAACACCGGCTTCGTACTGCCGGTGCCGCTTTTCGTCGGTACCGGTGACAAGATCGAAATCGACACCCGCACCGGCGAATACCGCAACCGCGTGATGAAGTAA
- a CDS encoding CobW family GTP-binding protein yields MPRACNGERSKVKIMVAHITTPVTVITGFLGSGKTTLLNRVLRELHGERLAVIENEFGAVGVDAEFLVTGGNETIIQLANGCLCCTVRGDLAKSLQTLSTSAEAGGFVFDRVLIETTGIADPGPVIQTFLAETAILTKFHLDGVIALVDSVHFFSQLDRVENKAQIAYADRLLLTKCDLVTSTQLEAVESRLVDMNPRAELLPLDLHHAPIADVLKLLFDASAYSFDYVPLMELKQLHGYRMTSGNRYSHVVPHHTGDVVSCVFESDRPLDLERLNQFFDVAQRHYGPRLWRYKGIVFAEHQRPRLVVQGVQSLLQITGGTIWRAYEPRRTLLVFIGQEIEPDWIEQGLRLCEVASV; encoded by the coding sequence ATGCCGCGCGCCTGCAATGGAGAACGGAGTAAGGTAAAAATCATGGTGGCGCATATCACAACACCGGTTACGGTCATTACCGGCTTCCTGGGTAGCGGCAAAACAACGTTGCTCAACCGTGTTTTGCGCGAACTGCATGGTGAGCGCCTCGCAGTAATTGAAAATGAATTCGGCGCTGTAGGCGTCGATGCGGAGTTTCTTGTCACCGGAGGGAATGAAACAATCATACAGCTTGCGAACGGTTGTCTGTGTTGCACGGTACGGGGTGACCTTGCAAAATCCTTGCAGACATTGAGCACAAGCGCTGAAGCCGGTGGTTTTGTTTTTGATCGGGTACTTATCGAGACGACCGGCATTGCTGATCCAGGGCCTGTCATCCAGACTTTCCTCGCCGAGACCGCAATCCTGACGAAGTTTCATCTCGACGGCGTTATTGCGCTGGTCGATAGCGTGCATTTTTTCTCACAACTGGACAGGGTCGAAAACAAGGCCCAGATAGCCTATGCTGATCGGCTGCTGCTGACCAAGTGTGACCTTGTCACGTCCACCCAGCTTGAGGCTGTGGAAAGTCGTCTAGTGGATATGAATCCACGAGCGGAGTTGCTTCCGTTAGACCTGCATCATGCGCCTATAGCTGACGTGTTGAAGCTGTTGTTCGATGCAAGTGCCTATAGCTTTGATTACGTACCATTGATGGAGTTGAAGCAACTTCATGGCTACCGTATGACATCGGGTAACCGCTATTCTCATGTAGTGCCGCATCACACCGGCGATGTGGTGTCCTGTGTCTTCGAGTCTGATCGCCCACTCGATCTCGAACGCTTGAATCAGTTTTTTGATGTGGCTCAGCGACATTATGGCCCCCGCCTCTGGCGTTACAAAGGTATCGTCTTTGCAGAGCATCAGCGCCCGCGGCTAGTCGTGCAAGGCGTGCAGAGCCTTCTGCAAATCACTGGAGGCACGATATGGCGCGCTTATGAACCCCGGCGCACTTTGCTTGTGTTTATTGGGCAGGAGATTGAGCCGGACTGGATTGAACAGGGCCTGCGCTTGTGCGAAGTTGCTTCCGTATAG
- a CDS encoding hydantoinase/oxoprolinase family protein, translating to MSNENNQISANTAMSSIDIDVGGTFTDFVLTLDGERIIAKCPTTPHDLSIGFLNACEAGGERVGLTIEELLPRIDIIRYSTTVALNRLLQRQGPRIGLITTEGHEDAILIGKGAQWTDGQRVSERRNIAVQNKPHPLIERGLITGIRERIDSSGNVVRPLDEEDVRKKLRMLMDRGARAIVVSLLWSFMNPAHEKRVRDIIREEYKEYHIGFVPVVMSHAVVAKMGEYERTMTAILDAYLQRSMQNDIGATWDKLREKGYRGAFLMIHNSGGSADIFKTPASRTFNGGPVAGLMGSAYFASKLGFKNVIAGDVGGTSFDVALVVESSVRNYTFRPVIDKWMVNVTMMQTLSVGAGGGSIASVDKSCQRLEVGPRSAGSMPGPACYDLGGTEPTVTDADVVLGYINPDTYFGGRMPLSKAKAEKAIREKIAQPMGIEVIEAAALIRRVVDENMAGAIKREVHMRGYHPEDFVLFAFGGAGPTHMSGFKADVPKAVVFPAAPVFCAMGSSIMDIVHMYERSRRMIFMQPHTEKIAIDRKVFNETVTEMMSKARLEIESEGLNADEAIYSLELDMLYGGQVNVKRASSPLLKIESDADAQMVYDAFEKEFAEAFSPLVVNKPGGVFLDNFVLRVTVPTWKPEVPEYALQDKDPSNALGGRRDAYWPETKSWADTPVFIFEQLQPGNVVEGPAIAEAEFTTIVIPPGQRFSIDKHGLGILEAIVAAPIRRRVGASADAVPA from the coding sequence ATGAGCAATGAAAACAACCAGATTTCCGCCAATACAGCGATGAGCTCTATCGACATCGACGTCGGTGGTACTTTTACGGATTTTGTGCTCACGCTCGACGGGGAACGCATTATCGCCAAGTGTCCGACCACGCCGCACGACTTGTCGATTGGCTTTCTTAATGCTTGCGAAGCCGGTGGCGAGCGGGTCGGTCTGACCATCGAGGAACTGCTGCCCCGCATTGACATCATCCGCTATTCGACCACTGTCGCGCTAAATCGCCTGCTGCAGCGCCAAGGCCCGCGCATCGGCCTGATTACCACGGAGGGCCATGAAGACGCAATCCTGATCGGCAAGGGCGCCCAATGGACCGATGGCCAGCGCGTATCCGAGCGGCGCAATATTGCCGTGCAAAACAAGCCCCATCCCCTGATTGAGCGTGGGCTGATCACCGGCATCCGCGAGCGCATCGACTCCAGTGGCAATGTGGTTCGGCCGCTGGATGAAGAGGACGTGCGGAAAAAGCTGCGCATGCTGATGGACCGCGGCGCACGTGCGATCGTCGTGTCGCTGCTCTGGAGCTTCATGAACCCGGCGCACGAGAAGCGGGTGCGCGATATCATTCGCGAGGAATACAAGGAATACCATATCGGTTTTGTGCCGGTGGTGATGTCGCACGCGGTCGTCGCCAAGATGGGCGAATACGAGCGCACCATGACCGCCATTCTTGATGCCTACCTGCAGCGCTCGATGCAGAATGACATTGGCGCGACCTGGGACAAGCTGCGGGAAAAGGGCTATCGCGGCGCATTCCTGATGATCCACAACTCGGGTGGCAGCGCCGACATCTTCAAGACGCCGGCTTCGCGCACCTTTAACGGCGGCCCGGTAGCCGGACTCATGGGTTCCGCCTACTTTGCGAGCAAGCTTGGTTTCAAGAATGTGATCGCGGGCGACGTTGGCGGCACCAGCTTCGACGTTGCACTCGTCGTCGAGTCGAGCGTGCGGAACTACACGTTCCGGCCGGTGATCGACAAATGGATGGTCAATGTCACGATGATGCAGACCCTCTCGGTCGGCGCTGGCGGTGGTTCCATTGCCTCGGTAGACAAGTCCTGCCAACGGCTCGAAGTGGGTCCGCGCAGTGCGGGTTCGATGCCTGGGCCGGCGTGTTACGACCTCGGCGGAACCGAACCGACGGTGACGGATGCCGACGTCGTTCTCGGCTACATCAATCCCGATACGTACTTTGGCGGACGCATGCCGCTTTCGAAGGCCAAGGCCGAAAAAGCGATACGCGAGAAAATCGCCCAGCCGATGGGCATCGAAGTGATAGAAGCGGCCGCGCTGATCCGTCGCGTGGTCGACGAAAACATGGCCGGGGCGATCAAGCGCGAAGTTCATATGCGGGGTTACCACCCGGAGGATTTTGTCCTCTTTGCGTTTGGCGGCGCCGGTCCGACGCATATGTCAGGCTTCAAGGCCGACGTGCCGAAGGCCGTGGTGTTCCCCGCCGCACCGGTGTTCTGCGCGATGGGTTCATCGATCATGGATATCGTGCATATGTATGAGCGGTCGCGCCGCATGATCTTCATGCAGCCCCACACGGAAAAGATCGCCATCGATCGCAAGGTCTTCAACGAAACCGTTACCGAGATGATGTCCAAGGCCCGGCTGGAGATTGAGTCTGAAGGGTTGAATGCCGACGAGGCGATATATTCGCTCGAACTCGACATGCTTTACGGCGGTCAGGTCAATGTCAAGCGCGCCAGTTCGCCTCTGCTGAAGATCGAGTCGGACGCGGATGCGCAGATGGTTTATGACGCCTTCGAGAAAGAGTTCGCCGAGGCCTTCAGTCCGCTGGTGGTCAATAAGCCGGGCGGGGTGTTTCTCGACAACTTTGTATTGCGCGTCACGGTGCCGACCTGGAAACCCGAGGTGCCGGAATATGCCTTGCAGGACAAGGATCCGTCCAATGCACTCGGCGGAAGGCGGGATGCCTACTGGCCGGAAACCAAGTCATGGGCAGATACGCCAGTGTTTATATTTGAGCAGTTGCAGCCTGGCAACGTGGTTGAGGGGCCGGCCATAGCCGAGGCAGAGTTTACTACCATCGTCATCCCTCCCGGGCAGCGTTTCTCCATCGACAAGCACGGTCTTGGCATTCTTGAGGCAATCGTAGCCGCGCCCATTCGTCGTCGCGTCGGCGCATCGGCGGACGCAGTGCCCGCCTGA
- a CDS encoding hydantoinase B/oxoprolinase family protein, producing MAIPTLEQKLSWLKPVPATRRELELAAQIDAAEFEIGFQRTNDILDEGMDVFQRSCRCAMGVAGDSLVGIMTANGDIVNGSCGTYLHAVIPPLIIKYIIATYGEKPGIKDGDLWFANDAVYGGVHNPDQMVCMPVFYKGELVAWTAALVHTTETGAIEPGGMPVSATTRFEEGMNLPPIKIGDNFELREDIVSMFTAFGLRAPSMIAVDLKARCTTVDRVRTRLIELCDREGTDYLKGLFRKMLQVAESGAREILDLWPDGKYRCVTFQDAVGLKQGLVRSCYMTMEKKGDGILVDFTGTGPETPSPYNAHPQAAIAHFSNYIYEYLFHSLPISNGTFAGIDFKFGPNTCLSPDVRAATSCSVMISTGVMSAVHNVAAKAMFSTSLWKQSGASMGNGGNALVLAGQNQWGSQFADMLAYSLNTEGQGARPTEDGIDAFGFPWCVFGRAPNTEQVENEFPLLVPLSNHWKDSCGHGKYRGGVGTAQMWVAHHVPAVYMMAIADNSKLQTPQPLFGGYSPCTVPGIGIRSSNAKELMMNGDEKLKMDVQDLLVNRSIGGDYEVEFQGRSVRPYNDGDVITFAFSTGGTGYGDPLDRDIANVELDIQKNVITPDTAQHIYKVMWDESTRRVDPAKTAELHKQELAARKKRGVPYAEFEKVWNTKKPADEILIYYGSWPDAKVVNPILRA from the coding sequence ATGGCAATTCCAACACTTGAACAGAAACTTAGCTGGCTGAAGCCGGTACCCGCCACCCGTCGCGAACTCGAACTGGCCGCGCAGATTGATGCCGCTGAATTCGAGATCGGCTTTCAGCGAACCAATGACATTCTTGACGAAGGCATGGACGTGTTCCAGCGTTCCTGCCGGTGCGCGATGGGTGTTGCCGGCGATTCGCTGGTGGGCATCATGACGGCGAATGGCGACATCGTGAATGGTTCCTGCGGCACCTATTTACATGCCGTAATTCCGCCGTTGATCATCAAATACATCATCGCCACTTACGGTGAGAAGCCCGGCATCAAGGACGGCGACCTCTGGTTTGCAAATGACGCGGTGTATGGCGGGGTGCACAATCCGGACCAAATGGTCTGCATGCCGGTCTTTTATAAAGGCGAGTTGGTGGCGTGGACAGCCGCATTGGTGCATACCACGGAGACGGGGGCGATCGAACCTGGCGGCATGCCGGTTTCCGCAACCACGCGCTTCGAGGAAGGGATGAACCTGCCGCCGATCAAGATCGGTGACAACTTCGAGCTGCGCGAGGACATTGTCTCGATGTTCACCGCCTTTGGTCTTCGCGCACCATCGATGATCGCGGTTGACCTGAAAGCGCGTTGCACCACCGTTGACCGGGTGCGGACACGGCTGATCGAGTTGTGCGATCGAGAGGGTACCGATTACTTGAAAGGGCTGTTTCGCAAGATGCTGCAAGTGGCCGAGTCAGGCGCGCGCGAGATCCTTGATCTGTGGCCCGATGGCAAATACCGTTGCGTGACCTTCCAGGACGCGGTCGGCCTGAAGCAGGGCCTGGTGCGCTCCTGCTACATGACGATGGAGAAGAAAGGGGATGGCATCCTGGTCGACTTTACGGGGACCGGGCCGGAGACGCCTTCTCCCTACAATGCGCATCCGCAAGCGGCAATTGCCCACTTCTCCAACTACATTTACGAGTACCTGTTCCATTCGTTACCGATCTCCAACGGCACGTTCGCCGGCATTGACTTCAAGTTTGGACCCAATACCTGTCTGAGTCCGGATGTACGCGCAGCGACTTCGTGTTCGGTGATGATCTCAACGGGTGTGATGAGCGCCGTGCACAACGTTGCGGCGAAAGCCATGTTTTCCACCTCGTTGTGGAAACAATCGGGCGCTTCCATGGGCAACGGCGGCAATGCGCTGGTATTGGCTGGTCAGAACCAGTGGGGTTCCCAGTTTGCCGATATGCTGGCCTATTCGCTCAATACCGAAGGCCAGGGCGCTCGGCCCACCGAGGACGGCATTGACGCGTTTGGCTTCCCCTGGTGCGTATTTGGCCGGGCGCCGAACACCGAACAGGTGGAGAACGAGTTTCCGCTGCTGGTGCCGTTGTCGAATCACTGGAAGGATTCCTGCGGCCATGGCAAGTATCGTGGCGGGGTGGGTACGGCGCAGATGTGGGTTGCCCACCATGTACCGGCGGTTTATATGATGGCCATCGCCGACAACTCGAAACTGCAAACGCCCCAGCCGCTGTTCGGTGGCTATTCCCCCTGCACCGTGCCCGGCATCGGCATCCGTTCTTCCAACGCAAAAGAGTTGATGATGAATGGTGACGAGAAACTGAAGATGGATGTGCAGGATCTGCTCGTCAATCGTTCCATCGGCGGCGACTACGAGGTCGAGTTTCAGGGGCGTTCGGTGAGGCCCTACAATGATGGCGACGTCATCACCTTTGCCTTCTCGACGGGTGGCACGGGCTATGGCGATCCGCTTGACCGGGACATAGCCAATGTGGAGCTCGATATCCAGAAGAATGTAATTACGCCCGACACGGCCCAGCATATCTACAAGGTGATGTGGGACGAGTCGACACGACGGGTTGATCCAGCCAAGACGGCCGAGTTGCATAAACAGGAACTGGCGGCGCGCAAAAAACGCGGTGTGCCGTATGCCGAGTTCGAGAAGGTGTGGAACACAAAGAAGCCGGCGGACGAGATTCTTATTTACTACGGTTCCTGGCCCGACGCGAAAGTGGTTAATCCTATTTTGCGTGCCTGA
- a CDS encoding 3-keto-5-aminohexanoate cleavage protein, producing MNKRKIIVTIAPTGGMASKKQNPHLPTQPNEIARDVVDCYNAGASVVALHARRPDDAATCDPAIYRDINERIRAKCDIVINNSTGGGVNGDMVRQAPNGYWEILWDERLKGLDAGAEMCTLDATTINASFDGREILMNTPPARCRELALKMKELGIKPEWEVFSPTHILQDVTTLIESGVDEPPYFINLVLGAHRGFQNAMPYTPRFLQNMVDLLPKEAIFCVSGIGPAQLPSGINSLLLGGHARVGLEDNLYYSDGVLATNVQLTERIVRIIREMGMEPATAVEAREIMGLPRRQT from the coding sequence ATGAACAAGCGAAAAATCATAGTTACCATTGCGCCTACTGGCGGCATGGCCAGCAAGAAGCAAAATCCGCATCTGCCGACGCAACCCAATGAGATCGCCAGGGATGTGGTCGATTGTTATAACGCAGGAGCCAGCGTTGTAGCCCTCCACGCCCGGCGGCCTGATGACGCAGCCACCTGCGATCCGGCGATTTACCGCGATATCAATGAGCGCATTCGCGCCAAATGCGACATTGTCATCAACAACTCCACTGGCGGCGGCGTTAATGGGGATATGGTGCGGCAAGCGCCTAACGGCTACTGGGAAATTTTGTGGGACGAGCGGTTGAAAGGACTCGATGCGGGCGCCGAAATGTGTACGCTGGACGCGACCACGATCAATGCCTCGTTCGATGGCCGCGAGATACTGATGAATACTCCTCCTGCCCGTTGCCGCGAGTTGGCGCTGAAGATGAAGGAGTTGGGGATCAAGCCAGAGTGGGAAGTGTTCAGTCCAACCCATATTCTGCAAGACGTCACCACGCTAATTGAAAGCGGCGTAGACGAGCCGCCATATTTCATCAACCTGGTACTGGGTGCGCACCGCGGATTTCAGAACGCCATGCCCTACACCCCGCGCTTTTTGCAAAACATGGTAGACCTGTTGCCCAAGGAAGCCATCTTCTGCGTGAGCGGAATTGGCCCGGCGCAACTGCCATCAGGAATAAATTCGTTGCTGCTGGGTGGTCATGCGCGCGTTGGTTTGGAAGACAATCTGTATTACTCGGATGGCGTGCTTGCGACCAACGTTCAACTCACCGAGCGGATCGTGCGTATTATCAGAGAAATGGGGATGGAACCAGCCACCGCTGTTGAAGCGCGCGAGATCATGGGCTTACCCCGCCGGCAGACTTAA
- a CDS encoding acetone carboxylase subunit gamma, with protein sequence MYERIRFTEYLDLDLNDDHWYCHDCGTKLISAKQSYKKGCLVAERDPRDIHNPVIGGEYSFAPDPEWVRILEFYCPNCARQIETEYLPPGHPITVDIEVDLESIKARLASGKVAIQAGKLCKPEELTA encoded by the coding sequence ATGTACGAACGCATACGTTTCACAGAGTACCTTGACCTCGATCTGAACGACGATCACTGGTACTGCCATGACTGTGGCACAAAACTTATCTCGGCAAAGCAGAGCTACAAGAAAGGCTGCCTGGTCGCAGAGCGAGATCCGCGCGATATCCACAATCCGGTTATCGGCGGCGAATACAGTTTTGCGCCCGATCCTGAATGGGTGCGCATTCTGGAGTTCTATTGCCCGAACTGCGCGCGCCAGATTGAAACCGAATACCTGCCGCCGGGTCATCCGATAACCGTTGACATAGAAGTCGACCTGGAAAGCATAAAGGCACGCCTTGCCAGCGGCAAGGTCGCGATTCAAGCAGGCAAGCTGTGCAAACCCGAGGAGCTCACAGCATGA
- a CDS encoding type II toxin-antitoxin system Phd/YefM family antitoxin translates to MRFLQYSEARNNLKRVIDQAVSDADVSVITRRDAPGAVVMSLDTYNSLLETIELLKVQVNAAYLIRPSGQPRQSKVKLRDLLET, encoded by the coding sequence ATGCGTTTCTTGCAGTATTCGGAAGCTCGCAATAACTTGAAGCGGGTGATTGACCAGGCCGTATCCGATGCGGACGTATCTGTAATCACCCGGCGGGATGCGCCGGGCGCTGTCGTAATGTCGCTCGATACATACAACAGCCTGTTAGAGACGATTGAACTTTTGAAAGTTCAAGTCAATGCAGCCTACCTCATTCGTCCCAGTGGTCAGCCCCGACAAAGCAAGGTGAAGCTGCGAGATCTACTTGAAACCTAA